GCCGCAGATTTTCCGCCACCTTGCGGTAGGGGGCGATGTCGGCAAAACTGAAGACAAGCTTGGTAGTGCAGCCCGCCAGAGCTTGCGCCAACCGCTCAACCCGCTCCAGCAAATCCTCGCAGGAAAGCATACGGCTGCCGGGATTGGCGGCCAGCATAAGAGGGTCGAATCGCCACACCACGCGATCCGGTCCCACCGCTTCCGCCAGACGCCGGAATGTCTCCACCCGACGCGCCAGCGGCGGCACCCCCGGTTCCCATCCTTCGGTCTCATAGTCGTTGAGCGTGTATTGCACGTAGGAAGCAAGGCCGCGCGCCTCCACGGCAGGCAGATGCGCAATGAGGGGCAGCGGATTTTTGCTCCAAAAAACCACCGCCCGCGCACGCGCCATGGAGACATACTGCGGCTTGCCGCTGAAGGGATTGACCCAGCACGCATAGCCAGCCTCCAGCCTTTTCATGAACCAGGGCATATAGAAGGCGGGAACGTCCGTGGCGCGGCTCACCGCCAGCAGGGTGGGCGCTACTGCCCGCACGGGGCCGGACGCGGCATTGATGGTGACAAGAGGCCATTTCATGCGCGCAGTGTGTCAAGGGCGCGGGCGGCCGTCAATACGTGCATGGGGGGATGCCTGGGGCACATATGCTCTGCCGTCGGGCACGGCACAAATACGTGCATGGGGGGATGCCGTGGGCACATATGCCCTGCCGACGGGCACGCCGCCATACGCGCATGCGGGAGCCGCCGGATGTCACGTGTGCCGCCGCCGGAGTCCCCGCGCTTCCACGCCGCCACACGCCGCGCCTCCTGGCCGGGGTGGCGCGGTTGCCCGACCGCACAAAGGAGCCCTGTCTGACGCCGTCGCGGCAGGCCCGTGGGGTGACGCCATAGGCTTGTTTTGACAAATTTCATGCAGTTGCTATTGTCCCAACAGAACCCCATGCGGATAAAACTTTAAACACATTGGTATTGCATGTCGTTTCTTTCATGGCTGCAACGCATCTTCACACCGCCCTCCACTGGCGACCATGACCTCGATAACGGAGGCCAGGGTCTTCAGTGGAACCAAAATGCCCGCATCGTGCTGGCCATTATCATCGTCATACTTTCGGCCTTCGTGGTCTACAGGATACTGTCCTGATGTCAAAAAAACTCTGGCGTCTCACTGTGCGTGATGATTTTTCCGCCGGGCATGCCCTGCGCCACTATGAAGGCAAATGCGAGCGCATGCACGGCCACAACTTTGCCGTGGAGCTTACCGTTGAAGGCAGCCAGCTTGCCGCTGGCACGGAAATGCTGCTGGACTTCAAGGTGCTGAAAAAGGGTCTCAAAATCGTGCTCGACGCCCTGGACCACCGCCTGCTCAACGAAACCCCGCCCTTTGACCGCATCAATCCCTCGTCCGAAAATCTGGCGCGCCATATCTGGCAGGGCATGGAGGCGCATCTGGCCGCCCACGACGATCCCCAGGCCCGACGGGTGCGCCTGCACAGCGTCACGGTTTCAGAAAAAGGCGCTCAAAGCGCCACCTATCTGGAAACGGACTAGCGGTATCGCCCTCGCGGAGCGCTCCCATGCCACAGGCCCTCTGTCTTCTGCACGCCAATTGCCAGGGCGAAGCCCTGCTGCCCCTGCTGCAAAATACTCCGGCCTTTGCGCGGCGCTTTACCGTCCGCCACTATGTCAATTACACGCGGGAACATATCGACAGCCAGGACTTGAGCCAGTGTGCGCTCTTTCTGTATCAAAGGCTGGCCCCCAAATGGGGCGACATTTCCACAGAGCAGATCCTTCCCCGGCTGCCCAAAAGCTGTCAGGCCATCGAAATTCCCAACCTTTTCTTCAAGGGCTACTGGCCGTTCTGGACCAGCAAAACATCCATCAATTTTGGCGACAGCCTGTTGGAGAGCCTGCTTGAGCGGGGGCTGAGCCCGGAAGAAGCGCTGCACGTCTACCTGCGCGCCACGCCGGGCATGATGGGCGACCTGTCCGCCGTGGCGGAAGAAAGCCTGCGCCGCGAAGAAGAAAAACAGGCCCAAAGCCCCATTGTCTGCGCGCCCCTGCTGCGCGAACTGTGGCAAAAGGAACAGCTTTTCATTACCGTCAACCATCCGGGCCGCACACTGATGTTCCATATGGCCGACAGCCTGTTGCGCCTGCTCGGGCTGGGCGGCCTGCCGCAAGCCGTCCGCCGCGCCTACGCGCATCCCCTTGAGGATTTCTGGCTGCCCATACACCCCGAAGCGGGCACGCTGCTGGGCCTGCCATTCGCCAGCCCCGCACGGCGTTACCCCGTCTACCAGACCAGCCTGACCCACGCCCAGTACACGAGCTGTTATCTGGCATGCAAAAGCCACGATACGCCGGATTTGATAACCTTTTTAAAAAACCTGCCGCCCGGGCCTACCGCCTGAGCGGAGAACGAAGGAGTTCTTCATGAAGGTGCTTCTTATCAACGGCAGCCCCCATCCCAAGGGCTGTACTTTTACGGCGCTGTCCACCGTTGCGGCGCAACTGAAAAAAAACGGCGTTGAAAGCGAACTGATCCAGATCGGTTCCAAGGCCATACGTGGCTGTATCGCCTGTGGAAAATGCAAGGATACTGGCTACTGTGTTTTCAAGGATGATCCCGTCAATGAAGTCATTGACCTTTTGCGCGCCGCCGACGGGGTGGTCGTGGGTTCGCCCGTGTACTACGCTGGCCCCAATGCCACCCTCTGCGCCCTGCTGGACCGCATGTTCTTCATGAAGTCCGCGCCCTACGCCTTCAAACCAGCGGCGGCCGTTGTAAGCTGTCGCCGGGGCGGGGCTAGCGCGTCCTTTGACAGGCTGAACAAGTACTTCACCATTGCCCGCATGCCCGTGGTCGCCTCCCAGTACTGGAACTCCGTGCACGGCAACAATGCCGAGGAAGTGGTGCAGGATAAGGAAGGCATGCAGATCATGCGCACCCTTGGCGACAACATGGCCTGGCTCATCAAGTGCATTGCCGCCGGCAAGGCCGCCGGAGTCAATCCGCCCGCCATTGAAGCCTGGGAAGCCACCAACTTCATCCGCTAACTATTATAGTGTTACGTTGAAAAACGTTGTGGGGGAGGGACCCTTTTGCAAAAGGGTCGCCTCCCCCACGCCCCCACCCCCTAAAACTCTTAAGGTCAGTGTGTGTTGGCGTAGTACAAGACGCTTTCTGCTCTGAAACGAATTTTGAAGGCAGATCAGAGCGCCTCCGTGAAAAACACTCCAGGCACCAGAACGCACACAAGCCCGAAGGTCTAGGCCTCCGGGCTTGTGTGCAAGATATATCCGGCTCGCGCCTGTTACGGCTTCAAAGGCACAAGGGCCTTATAGGGGCCGCGCATTTTGTAGATAAAGTCTGCCATCTTCAGGTCGCCGCTGACCAGCATCATGAGCAGTACGCCAGAGGACTTGTCCTCGCGCACAATGCCATACCCCTTGACGCCCTGCTGCTCAAAGGTGAATTCCCACTGCCCCTGACGCAGCACGGGGGTGCTCCCTCCCAGTCGTTGCGCATTGGCCCTGGCGGCGGTTTCGGCTTCTCCCGCTTTGGCAGGCCCCACGATAATGAGGATTGAGGACTTATGTTCCTTTTGGCCAAGCAGAACCTGAATGGCATCCTTGACCTTGCTTGGCCCGTTAACAACGACCCAGTTGGCAGGCAATTCTATGCTGTAGTACTTTGTCGTCACAGGCACGGCCTGGGCGCTGCCCGCCAGAGGGGGCAGAACCATCAAGGCCAACAGGCAGAACATTGCCCATGACATTTTGAAGCGGCAAAAAGACTGCATGGCGTTCTCCAGTATTTTCCAAAGTAATTTCATGATGAAGATGCCCTGGTGGACGCATGGGCAGGCATGACGCACGGTTGCAAGCGCGCTTTCAGCCCTTGCCTTGAAGGCCGCGTCCTTACGGGCCGGGCCGTCCTGCGCGGAGCAATGTACCTTTTACATTACCCTAATGGCGCTCTGGCGGCTGCCTGGGCAGACATCCGCTACTGAGGCGTAAGCGCAGTTCATCTGCGCAATTAAACGCCGTAGTGAGCGTGTCGTAAACGTTGAGAATGTACATTCTGAACGGTAATCTGCTCCAGATTGCGCGGCGCTGAAAAAACAGATCACCCTTTGTTTGCGCCAGCCCGCAACGCGGTGAGCGTATGCATCTTTTGCGGCCGCACATTTTCAAGGGGAATTTTTACAAAAAATCTCACATGGATCACTGTACGGCCCGCAGGCGTTCATGTCTATAAAAAGGGTTTTGCCACCCCTTGCCCGGCGCGGACAATGTTTGTAGTATCGCGTTCCAGTGAGGGGTACCATGCTGCAAAAACTGAATTCTTTTCGTTCAAAGCTCTACGTTTACCGTTTTGAGCTGCTGATGACATCCCTTCTGTGCGTCTTTGTTTTCAATATCTTTTTTCCCGACAATATCTATGGCGGCATGGCCCAGTCCATCTACCTGCCCTTTCAGTTGCTGGCTGGCCTGGTGCTTTTTGAATTCAAAAGGCGCGTCATCTGGCTTGTGGTGCTTTTTGGCGTGCTGCTGATGATCTGCCGATCGCTGAATCTCTTTTTTGCCAGCAGCCTGCTGGCCGAAGTGCTGCTGCTCTACATCTGCTTTTTCGGCAGCGTGACTCTGGAGGTTTTCCGGCAGATAGCCCACGCGCAAATGGCCGGCACACGCATGATATACGCGGCCATCTGCGGCCTCATGCTCATCGCCTATTGCGGATTCTATCTCTTTTTGGCCATCGAATTTGCCAACCCCGGCTCCTTCAATGGCCTCGGCGCAGGCGAAAACGCCATTAACGATCTCTTCTATTTCAGCTACATCACCATCTTGACCATTGGCTACGGCGACATCACGCCACACACCTGGATAGCCAAAAATGCGGTCGTGCTGGTGGGTTTTATCGCCTATGTCTATTCCATTGTGGTCATAGCCACCATTGTGGGCAGGGTACAGCGCACGCCGCACTCCTCGCCCGCCGGACCGGCAACCGGCATACCCGTTGCGCAGCCCCACCCTTCTGCACATCAGGCGGCACACCCGGCGGCGCATTTGGCGGCACACCCGGCAGATTCGCATCATGAAGGCCAAGCCGACCCGCTGGCCAAATCTCCGGCCGGGCCGCAAATTGACCCGCCTGTTGCTTCGCCTGTTGACCCGCGTTGACTCGCATGTTGACCCGCAGACGGGCCAGCGCACGCCGCAGACAGCGCAGCACGCGCCCCAAGACGCTGACTCCACGCGCCATCGGGCATAAGCGCTCCAAAGGTCAAAAAACGCCTACTCCGGCGCAACCGCGCACATACCTTGAGCAGATACGTTGCGCAAGTAAATTACGCAGACAGGCCGCGCTGCGTCTTTTAACGCAAACGCCCGTTCGTGCAGCCGCTGGGGCAATTTCACTTTGAAACTGCCCTAGGCCTTGCGCCTGAACATCCATACGGCCACGCTCACTGTCACAATGCTGATGCAGGTGATCTTGCCCAGGCTGACAGCCGCTGCGGCCACGGTTATGTCTTTAAGAAAAACGCCCTGAATGATGGTCGTAAAGTGCCGCAACGGGTTCAACTGGCTGGCGTGCTGCAAAAAAACCGGCATGTTCATGATGGGCGTCACGCCTCCCGAAATGAGTATGCAGGGCACCCCCACGGTAAACGCGCCCAGAAAGGCCTGCTGCTGCGTGGCCGACAGGGAGGACACCATAAGTCCCACCCCGCCCGAAGCCGCCGCGAACACCAGCATGGCCAGATAGAGCAGCACCACGGAGCCTGTGAAGGGCACGCCGAAGCCCAGTACCGATATGACCAGAAATATGGTTCCGTGCACCATGCCCACAAGACAGCCCGGCACAAGTTTGGCCAGGGCAATTTCTGTGGGTATGGCGGGCGACACCAGCAGTTGGTCAAACGTGCCCACCTCGCGCTCGCGCGCCACTGAAAGCCCCGTAACCACCAGCCCCAGCATGAAGCTCAGCATGCCAATGAGGTTGGGCAGAAAAAACCACTGAAATTCCAGATTGGGATTGAACCAGCAGCGCATGCGTATGTCCAGCCGGGGCACTTCTGCGGCAGCGCTTTGCATGACCTGGCCGCGTGGCGTGGCAGCCGCCACCTGGGCCACGATGCGCTCGAAATAATAGGCAGCGATCTGCGCGGCATTGGAGCGCCGCCCGTCCAGAATAACCTGGGCCTGCGCCGGTTCGCCCTTTTCGATATGTCTCGAAAATTCCTCGTCAAAAACCAGCACAAAAAGCGCCCGTTGCCGATCCGCCACTGGGCGTATCTGCCCTTCTCCCTGCAAATGGGTCACGCTGCGAAAGGTGGGCGATCCCTCAAGGGCGTGTATGATGTCCCTGCTCCAGCGCCCGCTGTCGTGATTCAGCACGGCCACATCCACATTGCGCACCTCCATGGTGGCAGCCCAGCCAAAGATGACGATCTGCATAAGCGGGGGCACGATGATAAGAAGGCGCGAAACCTTGTTGCACAAAAGAACCAGCAGTTCCTTGCGCACAATAATGGCCATGCGGCGCAGGTTCAGGCGGGGGAATAACTGGCTCAGACGAGCCGCCCCTCTTGCAACCAAGCCCCTGCCCGCAGTGGAAGCCCCCCCCAGACGCCGCGCCATCACACATCCAGCCTTTTGACGAGGTTTTTGTACACCAGCCCGAGCAATATGGCGGCCAGCAGGCCCATAAAAGCCAGACTGGGGCCGAAAATCGCCCAAACGTCGCCCGTAAGAAAAATGGTGCGCAGACAGGTGTTGAAGTAGCTGGCGGGCAGCAGCCTGGTAATGGCCTGAAGCACAGGAGGCATGCTGTTGATGTCAAAAACAAAACCCGACAGCAGCAGGGCGGGCAAAAAACCGGAAAACAGTCCGGCCTCCGCAGCCACAAGTTGCCCGCGCAAACTGACGGAAATAAGCAGCCCCTGCCCAAGCGCGCTGAGCATAAATACAGAGGATAACAGCAGCAATATCCACAACGAGCCGCGAAACGGCACGGCAAAGAGCAGCACCGCCGCTGTGGCGCACAGGGCCATGCTGAACATGCCCATGCAGAAATAGGGAATGAGCTTGCCCAGCAAAAGCTGCATGCGGCTCACAGGCGTGGCGAACATGGCCTCCATGGTGCCCCTCTCCCACTCGCGGGCAAAAACCAGTGAGGTCAGCAGGGTTCCGATGAGCGTCATGATGACCGTAATGGCCCCCGGCACCAGAAACTGCACGCTCTTGGCCGCCGGGTTGAACCAGAAGCGGGGTTGGACGATTATGGGCGGTTCGGCCGCCACGCCGCCGGGCAGGGCCGTGGTCTGCCACCTGGTCACAAGACCCTGGCTGTAACTCTGGATATACTGGGCCGTATTGGGTTCCGAACCGTCCACCAGCACCTGCAGCTCACCCACGCCGCCGCGCTCCAGCGCCGCGTCGAAATCCTGCCTGAACACCAGAATCCCCTGCACTTCTGAGTCGCGCATGAGGCGGGCGGCCTCGTCCATGCCGCTGACCCCGCGCGTGGAAAACCAGGGGGAATGCGCAAAGTCCGCCGCGAGATCAAGGGAATGTCTGCCGCCGCTTTCATTGAGCACCGCAAGACGCAGTATTCCCGCATCCAGCGTGATGCCGTACCCGAACAGCAGCAGAAAGACAAAAGGCAGAACCCCGGCCACCAGATAGGAGGACGGGTCGCGCACGATCTGCTGAAACTCCTTGCGGACAAGAGCAAGCAGTTGTCGGAGCCAGAGGTTTTGCTTCATATGCCTTTTACCCTAGAGCATTTTGCTTTTGAAACACTCCCTGTTTCAACGCATCATTCTGGCGAAAAACGTGGTTTGCGCCAGCCATCAGCAGGCTGCTCGCTCTATTAACAATTGCTGTCTTAATCCGTAGCTTCCTTCGTCGCAACGGCTAAAGCTCGCCAGAATCCACGCCACTTCGTGGCGGCTGCCGCCTTCGCGTCAGCAGAGCAATTTCAAGCGGCAGCCGTTAGGCGACGAAGAAGCCTTACGGATGGCGACAGCATCGCTAGTGAACTTGCTCTAAAAACAAAGGGCGGTGCCGCGCCTTGGGGCAGCGCGGACATTCCAGTATCGCGCCAGTATGGCGCATGCCCTACTGGGGATGCTGCCTGTCATACTCTTCAATACTGGCGATAAAGGCCTCCTCCAGCGTGGGGTCTTCCACTGTTTTACAGGAGGCCTTGAGTTCGTCGGGCGTGCCCATATGGATCATGGCCCCACGGTAGATGAGAGCTATGCGGTCGCAGTATTCGGCTTCTTCCATAAAGTGCGTTGTGACCAGAACGGCCGCTCCGGCTGTGGTCATGGCCGAAATATGCTTCCAGAAGTCACGGCGGGTGCGGGCGTCCACGCCGGAGGTGGGCTCGTCCAGAAAAAGCACGGGCGGCTCGTGCAGTGTGGCGCACAAGAGGGCCAGGCGCTGCTTCTGGCCCAGAGGCAGGTCAGCGGTGCGGCTGTGCAAAAAATCCTGCAACTCAAGGGCCCCGGCCAGCACGGGCAAAAGTTCGTCACGCCGCTGACGGCTCAGACCGTACAGTTCCGCAAATATTTTTATGTTTTCCGTCACCGGAATGTCGGGGTACAAAGAAAACTTCTGCGCCATGTAGCCCAGGCGGGCGCGGGCATTGCTGCCCGCCGTGAGCAGATCCATGCCCGCAACCGCGCACTGGCCCGATGTGGGCCGTGAAAGACCGCAAAGCATGCGAAAGGTGGTGGATTTGCCCGCCCCGTTGGGGCCAAGAAGGCCGAAAATCTCGCCGGGCCGCACGGAAAAACTGATGTCGCGCGCGGCGGTAAAGTCGCCGAATTTTTTGGTGAGGCTGCTGGCTTCGATGCTTGGTGAGGGCTGGGACTCTGCCGGGGCGTCACCCCCCGCGCCGGGTGCGGAGCCAGCCAGCGCTCCAGCAGGGCCAGCCAGCGCGCCTGCGGAGCAAGACTGTGCGCCTGCCGAATGGGCCGGATCAGGCTCTGCACCGGGCACGCCAGCCCTTGCGCCGGACGAGTCCGCCGAGCCGGGAGCGCCGGATACTCCTGACGCGCCGGAGCCGTTTATCGCATACAGCCTGCCGTATGGCGAAGGATTCTGGTTGATGCCGCCCACAGCGCTCATATAGGCGTCTTCAAAACGCGGTGACACGGGTTCGCCGCCTTTTTCCCGAACATCGCGTCCCAACTCCGGGGAAGCGTCTCTGGCCAGCACCAGGCGGATACGGCTGCCCTGAACAAGGGCGTCCTCAATACCGGGGCGCATACTCCAGATGGCCAGCTCCCGCCGGTGGGCTCCTGCGGGCGTTTTAAGCAGAAAAACCCTGTCCCGCGCCCTGTCCGTGAATTCCTGCGGGGCACCGGAATAAAGAACCCCGCCCTTGTCCAGAACAACCACCTGCGGGCAGCGTTCGGCTTCATCCAGATAGGCTGTGGCCCAGATCACGGTCATGCCGTCGCGACTCAGATCCTGCACCATCCGCCACAGTTCGCGGCGCGACTGCGGGTCCACGCCCACGCCCGGCTCGTCCAGCAGCAACAGGCGGGGCGACCCCAGGAGCGCGCAGGCAATGCCAAGCTTTTGCTTCATGCCGCCAGAAAGACGCCCGGCCAGCCTGTCCGTAAAGGGAGCCAGCGACGTGAACTCGAGAAGGCGGTCAAAAAGCTCCTGGCGGGCCTGCCCTTCCAGCCCGCGCAAACTGGCGTGCAAACGCAGGTTGCCCATGACGGTGATGTCTTCGTACAGGCCGAAGCGTTGCGGCATATATCCGATGCTGTTGGCGCTTTCGCTCAAAAGTTTGTCTGGGGCTTTGCCAAAAACGCGCACCTCGCCGCTCGTTGGAAGCATGAGCCCCGCGAGGATGCGCATAAGGGTGGTTTTGCCAGCCGCATCCGGCCCCACAAGTCCGGTTATGCGCCCGGCGGGCACAGTGGCCGAAACGCCGCTCAGCGCTGTTACGAGGTGGGCGCCCTTGCCGAAAGTCATGCCCAGATCACGCAGTTGTACGGCCGCTTCACCCTCGGAGGAAGGGTTTTGAACCGCTGTGGCCACGCTCATGATCCGGCGGCCTCGTCAACAACAATGGTGACGGGCATGCCCTGTCGCATGAGGTTTTCAGGGTCAGCGACCTGCACCCGCAGGCGGTACACCAGCGCGGTGCGCACCTCGCGTGTTTCCACGGTTTTGGGCGTGAATTCCGCCGTGGGAGAAATAAAACCCACTGTGCCGGGAAAACTTTTGCCCGGAGCCGCATCCACCATGACGCGCACAGCCATGCCCGGCTTGATGCGCCCCAGGTTCGGCTCGTCCACATAGGCACGCAGCCAGACCGGATCCGTGAGGGTCAGCGTATATACCGTCTGCCCCTCCTGCACAATGGCTCCGGCCTCGCGGGCGCGGGTGAGCACAATGCCCTTTTGCGGAGCGGCAAGCACGCTGTCGTGCAGCCGTATTTCCACCCGCTTCAGGGCGGCTTCCGCGCCAGCCACGGCGGCGCGCTGCGCCAGCACGTCCTCTTCCCTGTAGCCGGAAAGCAGCATATCCAGCTGATCCTGGGCAGAACGGAGCTTTGCCGCCGTTTCGCGCGATTGGGCACGGGCATTGTCCAGCTCTTTCTGGGAAATGGCGTTGGAAGAACGCATGGCTGCGACGCGGCGCAGATTGATGGCGGCATTTTCAGACAGGGCCGTGGCCGCGTTTACCGCAGCCCTGGCCTGGGCAATCTCCTCAACCCGGTACCCGCGCTCAAGGCGGGCCAGAGCGGCCTTTTCGCCCTCAAGACGGGCAGCGGTCTCATCCCGCTGCTGGGTCAGCAGATCAGCGTCCAGTCTGGCCAGAGCCTGCCCTTCGGCCACGCTGTCGCCCTCATCCACCAGCACTTCGGCTATGCGCCCGCCAACGCGAAAGGCCAGGTCTACCTGGCGGATATCGACATTGCCGTATAGCGTAAGGCTGCCAGAGTGTCGGCCGTCCAGCCAGCGCCACAAAAAAAGGGCTGCCAGCACCAGAACCGCCACGGCAGCCACACTCACAACCTTGCGAGAAGTTTGCATGGGCCTCCCGATCCTTTAGAGCATTTTCGCATTGAGAATAGAATATCCATTCTCGCGGTAGCCGTTGCCCGCTTCGCGCTTAATAGCGCAAATAAATAGCGCTTACGTCTCGCTATGAGCACTTGCTCCCGCAGTCGTCAGAGCAATTTCAACATGAAAATGCTTTATGTTCGGCCGCCGCATACCACGTAAAGCGACCTGTACAAAACATACCCAGTGCCGCGCGCCTTGTCCACAGCGTTGCACATGAACGGCACCATAACGAGCCGCCCCCGGCATTGCTGCCGGGGGCGGAATTGGGGCGTATACAGACCTGTGAGGCTCAAGGGCAGGCAGAGGGCGCTTGACCCTCAGTTATCATATTTCAGAAGGATCGATGCCGCAGGCGCGGGCAACACCCGCTCCATACGCCGGGTCGGCCTTGGCGCAGTTACGGATATGCCGCAGTTTGATCATCTTGGGCGCGTCGCCCAGCTGACGGGCAGTATTACCGAAAAGGGCTTCCTGCTGTTCGGGCGTCATAAGGCGGAAGAGCTTGCCGGGCTGTTCGTAATAATCCTTATCATCGCAGGGATACGACCAGTGATCGGCGTCGCCGTTGATCTTGAGCGGCGGCTCGGCCGCACCCGGCTGTTCCTGCCACGCGCCGTAACTATTGGGTTCATAATTGGTATGGCCGCCGTAGTTGCCGTCCACCCGCATCTGACCGTCGCGGTGGTAGCTATGGAAGGGGCAGCGGGCCTTGTTAACCGGAATGAGATGATGGTTCACGCCCAGACGGTAGCGCTGCGCATCCCCGTAGGAGAACAGGCGCCCCTGGAGCATCTTGTCCGGCGAAAAACCTATGCCGGGCACGATGTTGGCGGGGTTAAAGGCTGCCTGTTCCACTTCTGCGAAGTAATTTTCGGGATTGCGGTTCAGTTCCATCACGCCCACTTCGTGCATGGGCACGTCCTTGTGGTACCAGACTTTGGTAAGGTCAAAGGGATGGTAGGGCAGCTTTTCGGCGTCAAGCTCTGGCATGACCTGCACAAAGAGTTTCCAGCGGGGGAAATCGCCCTTTGCGATATGTTCGAACAGGTCGCGCTGATTGCTGTCGCGATCACGCCCGATAATCTCCTGGGCTTCGGCGTCTGTGAGGTTTTTAATGCCCTGCTGGGTCTTGAAATGAAACTTGACCCAGAAGCGTTCATTCTTGGCGTTGATGAAACTGAAGGTATGGCTGCCAAAACCGTGCATGTGCCGGAATGAGGCCGGGATGCCACGGTCGCTCATGACCACGGTGACCTGATGCAGGGCTTCGGGCAGGAGAGACCAGAAGTCCCAGTTATCTTGGGCGCTGTGCATGTTGGTGTGCGGATTGCGCTTCACCACATGGTTAAGGTCGGGAAATTTGAGGGGGTCACGCAGGAAGAAGACAGGGGTATTGTTGCCTACAAGGTCAAAGTTGCCTTCATCAGTATAGAATTTGATGGCAAAACCGCGAATGTCGCGCTCGGCGTCGGCCGCGCCGCGCTCGCCAGCCACGGTGGAGAAACGAACAAAGAGATCAGTTTTTTTGCCTACCTGAGAAAAGAGCGAAGCCTTGGTAAAACGCGTTATGTCGTGGGTGACTGTAAACGTGCCGTAGGCTCCCGATCCCTTGGCGTGCATGCGCCTTTCCGGGATGACTTCGCGGTCGAAATGGGCCAGCTTTTCAAGAAACCATACATCCTGCAAAAGCATGGGCCCACGCGGCCCGGCGGTGAGAACCCTGTTGTTGTCGGCCACCGGCGCACCGGCATTGTTGGTGAGTTTGTTTTGATCGTTCGGCATTGTGGTCTTCTCCTTGGTTTGTCTGTGCGGGCCAAGGGGCGCTACTGCCTGCCCTGCCCAGACGATGACACGGAAAGAGCCTATTGTAAATAGTAATTATTACTATTTATCAACAATCCTTTAAACCTCCTCAAACTCCTTGAACTTTATGGATAAACTATTGCTTGACCGGTGTCTTACTGCGTAAAATGGGCTTGCCAAGGTTCAAACCTTCGCAGGCATGCGCCACTTCCGCCGCTCTGGCCTCATTCCCTCTCAAGAGTACCAGGATAACCAGCAGTTTGCCCGACCGCTGCAAGCGCGTTCTCAGGCCGCGCCCTTCAAGGCGCTGCCGCAGGCTGTCAACGCTCTCTTCATCCTTGAAAGCTCCAACCTGAAACACGTAATCAAACATATCGCCCACGGGCTGCAGGCTGTTCAGCACCACGGGGTGGTTTTTCTGGGGCTGCGCAGCTTGCCCCGCGTTTGCGCCCGCTGCGGGCGCCGTTGCGGGCGCGTTTGCCTGTGGACGCTGCCCGGCCGCCTGCGCCGCCGGAGTCCCGACAGGCTGCATGGCTGCAGCGGCGGGAGTGCGCGCCTGAGGCCCGTCAGTCATGCCTGGCGGCAGGCTTTCGCCACGCAGCACGCGGGCGAAACGCAGTTCTTCGGCGGCAAGAATTTTTTGCTTGGGAACGTCCTCTTCCGCCGGTTCCACGACAACACCTTTTTTCAGCGCGCCACCGGCTATACCGACCTGCGCCGGATGCCCCCGCCAGTAGGCTCTGCCGCTCATGACGCCGCCCACATAGGCAAGCGCTATGGCCGCCACAACAAGAAAACAGGCCGCCAGCAGCGAAGAGGGCCGCAGACACAGGCTTTTGGGAGAGTCTTGCTGGTCTGACGGAGAGTTACGTGACGCTGGAGGCATGATT
This DNA window, taken from Desulfovibrio sp. 86, encodes the following:
- a CDS encoding catalase codes for the protein MPNDQNKLTNNAGAPVADNNRVLTAGPRGPMLLQDVWFLEKLAHFDREVIPERRMHAKGSGAYGTFTVTHDITRFTKASLFSQVGKKTDLFVRFSTVAGERGAADAERDIRGFAIKFYTDEGNFDLVGNNTPVFFLRDPLKFPDLNHVVKRNPHTNMHSAQDNWDFWSLLPEALHQVTVVMSDRGIPASFRHMHGFGSHTFSFINAKNERFWVKFHFKTQQGIKNLTDAEAQEIIGRDRDSNQRDLFEHIAKGDFPRWKLFVQVMPELDAEKLPYHPFDLTKVWYHKDVPMHEVGVMELNRNPENYFAEVEQAAFNPANIVPGIGFSPDKMLQGRLFSYGDAQRYRLGVNHHLIPVNKARCPFHSYHRDGQMRVDGNYGGHTNYEPNSYGAWQEQPGAAEPPLKINGDADHWSYPCDDKDYYEQPGKLFRLMTPEQQEALFGNTARQLGDAPKMIKLRHIRNCAKADPAYGAGVARACGIDPSEI
- the hlyD gene encoding secretion protein HlyD, translated to MQTSRKVVSVAAVAVLVLAALFLWRWLDGRHSGSLTLYGNVDIRQVDLAFRVGGRIAEVLVDEGDSVAEGQALARLDADLLTQQRDETAARLEGEKAALARLERGYRVEEIAQARAAVNAATALSENAAINLRRVAAMRSSNAISQKELDNARAQSRETAAKLRSAQDQLDMLLSGYREEDVLAQRAAVAGAEAALKRVEIRLHDSVLAAPQKGIVLTRAREAGAIVQEGQTVYTLTLTDPVWLRAYVDEPNLGRIKPGMAVRVMVDAAPGKSFPGTVGFISPTAEFTPKTVETREVRTALVYRLRVQVADPENLMRQGMPVTIVVDEAAGS
- a CDS encoding SPOR domain-containing protein produces the protein MPPASRNSPSDQQDSPKSLCLRPSSLLAACFLVVAAIALAYVGGVMSGRAYWRGHPAQVGIAGGALKKGVVVEPAEEDVPKQKILAAEELRFARVLRGESLPPGMTDGPQARTPAAAAMQPVGTPAAQAAGQRPQANAPATAPAAGANAGQAAQPQKNHPVVLNSLQPVGDMFDYVFQVGAFKDEESVDSLRQRLEGRGLRTRLQRSGKLLVILVLLRGNEARAAEVAHACEGLNLGKPILRSKTPVKQ
- a CDS encoding ATP-binding cassette domain-containing protein, whose translation is MSVATAVQNPSSEGEAAVQLRDLGMTFGKGAHLVTALSGVSATVPAGRITGLVGPDAAGKTTLMRILAGLMLPTSGEVRVFGKAPDKLLSESANSIGYMPQRFGLYEDITVMGNLRLHASLRGLEGQARQELFDRLLEFTSLAPFTDRLAGRLSGGMKQKLGIACALLGSPRLLLLDEPGVGVDPQSRRELWRMVQDLSRDGMTVIWATAYLDEAERCPQVVVLDKGGVLYSGAPQEFTDRARDRVFLLKTPAGAHRRELAIWSMRPGIEDALVQGSRIRLVLARDASPELGRDVREKGGEPVSPRFEDAYMSAVGGINQNPSPYGRLYAINGSGASGVSGAPGSADSSGARAGVPGAEPDPAHSAGAQSCSAGALAGPAGALAGSAPGAGGDAPAESQPSPSIEASSLTKKFGDFTAARDISFSVRPGEIFGLLGPNGAGKSTTFRMLCGLSRPTSGQCAVAGMDLLTAGSNARARLGYMAQKFSLYPDIPVTENIKIFAELYGLSRQRRDELLPVLAGALELQDFLHSRTADLPLGQKQRLALLCATLHEPPVLFLDEPTSGVDARTRRDFWKHISAMTTAGAAVLVTTHFMEEAEYCDRIALIYRGAMIHMGTPDELKASCKTVEDPTLEEAFIASIEEYDRQHPQ
- a CDS encoding ABC transporter permease; protein product: MKQNLWLRQLLALVRKEFQQIVRDPSSYLVAGVLPFVFLLLFGYGITLDAGILRLAVLNESGGRHSLDLAADFAHSPWFSTRGVSGMDEAARLMRDSEVQGILVFRQDFDAALERGGVGELQVLVDGSEPNTAQYIQSYSQGLVTRWQTTALPGGVAAEPPIIVQPRFWFNPAAKSVQFLVPGAITVIMTLIGTLLTSLVFAREWERGTMEAMFATPVSRMQLLLGKLIPYFCMGMFSMALCATAAVLLFAVPFRGSLWILLLLSSVFMLSALGQGLLISVSLRGQLVAAEAGLFSGFLPALLLSGFVFDINSMPPVLQAITRLLPASYFNTCLRTIFLTGDVWAIFGPSLAFMGLLAAILLGLVYKNLVKRLDV